A genomic segment from Truepera sp. encodes:
- the hslV gene encoding ATP-dependent protease subunit HslV, translating to MHGTTIVAVSRDGVTAIAGDGQVTMGETIVKRGAVKVRPLADGAVVAGFAGAVSDAFTLLEKFEGYLDLSKGNLVKAAVETVKEWRTDRALRNLEALLIVADDQQILTLSGVGDVIAPDEPVAAVGSGGPYAQAAAIALLRHSDLPAPDIARTALLIAAEIDIYTSGNATVLTVGETEAEPIEGADPVSFPYPEEPR from the coding sequence ATGCACGGAACTACCATCGTCGCCGTCAGCCGAGACGGCGTCACGGCGATCGCAGGAGACGGCCAGGTGACCATGGGCGAGACCATCGTCAAGCGGGGCGCCGTGAAGGTCAGGCCGCTGGCGGACGGCGCCGTGGTTGCCGGGTTCGCCGGGGCGGTCAGCGACGCCTTCACGCTGCTCGAGAAGTTCGAGGGTTACCTGGACCTAAGCAAGGGGAACCTCGTGAAGGCCGCGGTCGAGACGGTCAAAGAGTGGCGCACGGACCGCGCCTTGCGCAACTTGGAAGCGCTCCTCATCGTGGCCGACGACCAGCAGATCCTCACCCTCTCGGGCGTGGGCGACGTCATCGCCCCGGACGAACCGGTGGCCGCAGTGGGGTCCGGCGGGCCCTACGCTCAAGCTGCCGCCATCGCCCTCCTGCGCCATAGCGACCTCCCGGCCCCCGACATCGCTCGGACCGCCCTGCTCATCGCCGCCGAGATCGACATCTACACGAGCGGCAACGCGACTGTCCTCACCGTCGGCGAAACCGAGGCGGAGCCGATCGAGGGCGCCGACCCCGTGTCGTTCCCCTATCCGGAGGAGCCGCGATGA
- a CDS encoding M20 family metallopeptidase translates to MRTIVDLASELQPKTVATRRDLHRHPETAFEERRTMGIIAARLRELGLEPREAVGGTGVVAVFDTGRPGVTVMARADMDALPVTEENDVEYRSRAPGKMHACGHDGHVAVLLSVVEIVLARAAQLAGRVVFVFQPAEEIVRGARAMLEDGALDGLDVDHVIGLHLSSNHEVGTVAVREGPAMAATDSFRLVVKGRGGHAAYPHACIDPIVAASQVVLSLQTLVSRETDPIDQSVISITSFHGGTAFNIIPEEVELKGTLRTFDAGTRARLRARILEVAEATAKLLRCSLEQEWSEGTPAVVNDPTSVERFRKVAAQVVGDENVTLQAPIMGGDDMALWLSQARGCYFFVGTSSGPDTSWAHHHPRFDVDERGLEVAVALLASGVADLMGGD, encoded by the coding sequence ATGAGAACGATCGTCGACCTCGCGAGCGAGCTTCAGCCCAAGACGGTAGCGACCCGCCGTGACCTTCACCGGCACCCGGAGACGGCCTTCGAGGAGCGCCGCACCATGGGGATCATTGCGGCGCGGCTTCGCGAACTCGGCCTGGAGCCGCGGGAGGCCGTCGGCGGCACCGGCGTGGTGGCCGTGTTCGATACGGGCAGACCGGGCGTCACCGTCATGGCGCGCGCCGACATGGACGCGCTGCCGGTGACCGAAGAGAACGACGTGGAGTACCGGTCCCGGGCACCTGGCAAGATGCACGCTTGCGGCCACGACGGGCATGTGGCGGTGCTACTCAGCGTGGTTGAGATCGTGCTGGCGCGCGCCGCACAGCTTGCCGGCCGCGTGGTGTTTGTGTTCCAACCCGCGGAGGAGATCGTGCGCGGCGCGCGGGCCATGCTCGAAGACGGGGCGCTCGACGGCCTCGACGTCGATCACGTGATCGGCCTTCACCTCTCGAGCAACCACGAGGTGGGAACCGTTGCCGTGCGCGAAGGGCCGGCCATGGCCGCCACCGACTCGTTCCGCCTGGTCGTCAAGGGACGCGGTGGGCACGCCGCCTATCCGCACGCCTGCATCGACCCGATCGTCGCGGCCTCGCAGGTCGTGCTGTCGTTGCAGACGCTGGTGAGCCGCGAGACCGACCCGATCGACCAGTCGGTCATCAGCATCACGAGCTTCCATGGCGGCACGGCCTTCAACATCATCCCGGAGGAGGTGGAGTTGAAGGGCACGCTGCGCACGTTCGATGCAGGCACGCGCGCGAGGCTCCGCGCCCGCATCCTCGAGGTGGCCGAGGCGACCGCCAAGCTGCTCCGCTGCTCACTGGAGCAGGAGTGGTCCGAGGGCACGCCAGCCGTCGTGAACGACCCCACGTCCGTTGAGCGGTTCCGCAAGGTTGCCGCCCAGGTAGTGGGAGACGAGAACGTGACGCTACAAGCGCCCATCATGGGCGGCGACGACATGGCGCTGTGGCTTTCGCAGGCGCGCGGCTGCTACTTCTTCGTGGGTACGAGCTCTGGTCCCGACACGTCCTGGGCGCACCACCATCCGCGCTTCGACGTGGACGAGCGCGGGCTCGAGGTGGCGGTGGCGCTGCTGGCCTCGGGCGTGGCCGACCTGATGGGCGGCGACTAG
- a CDS encoding VWA domain-containing protein, whose translation MVATSLAPRTKSARFGLVTRPWRRAASMLLLSLALAAGAAYAQQCTYELEPNETPATATRLTGAGPQMLGPARGNSVGGLCLTGDVSASDQDAFRWDVSEEQAAHRWEIELVGPGGSLTKLDLFRVTFAENGSDVTAVDKLLDIGTQGGAAAVSEQFLVEPGAYFLGLSNSGNGGEYVANVRPVSVLRYGDADERYDELSRSRSYTGEFGLYGPVDGELEQKFSLGEAEAGRVWGLELWAALGTAPSLRLEGPGGVIAEGKAGADGRVRLPGLGLGVGDYVARVVGASGMIRLRLESQGIRGDGVAVEPNDDWQTATVFPVAGEMRATLHGRDYFRIDVPEDGAGIYDFDFDPDSELSYTFMDAAGTKLMMSGRGSVGGTRHGLSLVEGTYRLLVEGTDGVQYRMALRPAAAIGDELEPNDTPAGASPIPENGKVRGQFDGYEADVYRLEVTGEAQLYRVQLVGPTATRLTQQTARGQELARASGTNRLRLDDLVLLPGTHYFEVLGEGGEYALRVLALGPAPVATQGAAAGPAPDEPLSPAAPGTPTEPAEEAAAAPEAAPLVAGPPPPPGILELEPNDDASRAMRLIPDQVHVGRLTGGSDDYYRFFLARDQYVRLELQPPEGGLPIGIRLDDVGWLLVLDGDEGGPAVYERKFLAGNHGLFLRSPEVESDGYYQLRLTFPNNLLPPVDAEPNDDIRTASTLPAELEWTGQAGEFGGDPDFYRLPVFDKDTVFRLTLEGTSQRPDVMFTNEGGRLQLSESKSDKEGGAWSGTIPAGESTWLRLYVNSRYEARLSFDGVPDPAQLLAPRASGALNVTLESSADELAAFWHEGQAFVATATVENRTDSPQEVRLEAASNNPLVGLSYEAGLTLAAGESRAVPVEVLVPRDLRDDLPLRVEVSAVSAEGSAAADVVAAARCEAQPVDPRAAWPLPDSLLGRFDALRPDFGAALFGASDYERRDRQLIDGRVGPSGGGYLHLSHSPTYRLAGDGPVTLLGATLDPRSDARAGDYLKAFRIETSLDGRQFTPAFDGVLEASAVEQAFVFDAPVTASYARLVFVSSQRNSSNAYLGEWKLIAAPDATFGEVNLAAPEAGGHVVTSDPYIGSHGASLITGDDGSASAVDLRSKEAFTFVVGFHDGRAAQVTRIEWQDKLDTGSRNGAPFLGATVEVSLTGGAGPWAPLADWTLRRDANGVATLQFAEPVWARYLKFTAAKVDGDDGEPGRYFSPPDVLRVFERAPDDEYRSALGEWGAMSRDAIYEYLNPVTVGRELPDAGNDTLQSATPLRSGEQVSGAVEVAVDEDWYRLTIPAGQNFLELTLAGDPQIFYLYELVDASGNQVGFDERFEGDDVVLSLFADPGDYYLHLWEPKRTVVFSWDTSGSVSPYQAITYNSLASFAAGVNGEREAVQLLAFDDPAPKWLLPFWSSDPQRVQRSIVEFDREADSSNSETALLTATKALEDREGTRAILLMTDAESPSQAITSDLWAAFERVRPRIFTFEISSGGSDYAQDLMQDWADVNSGIYSLAAGIGDFDAGFSRASCVLRRPKRYVLMLNTRAAPLPGPGSLSVQAAPGAARAAVEIVFDASGSMGKELPSGEQRITAAKRALTQLVNEVLPEETPFALRAFGHIKPSSCETRLDLPLAPLDRAKAAAVVQAIEPKLLSQTPIADSLLAVKDDLAQAGGARTVILITDGEESCGGDPAAAVRELRASGPVDFAIVSLGLEPEALAVFQALAADVGATYVDVGSFEALSEAVAEALNPAFEVFDAKSGELVARGRVGADPVSLEMGVYDVRVLVSPVQEFRAVRVPGERDVRLTLREP comes from the coding sequence GTGGTCGCTACGAGTCTGGCCCCAAGAACGAAGTCGGCAAGGTTCGGGCTGGTTACCAGGCCGTGGCGCCGGGCGGCGTCGATGCTGCTGCTCTCCCTGGCGCTGGCTGCGGGCGCCGCTTACGCCCAGCAGTGCACCTACGAGCTCGAACCCAACGAGACGCCCGCCACCGCCACTCGTCTCACGGGCGCCGGACCGCAGATGCTCGGGCCCGCGAGGGGCAACTCGGTCGGTGGGTTGTGCCTTACCGGGGACGTCAGCGCCAGCGACCAGGACGCCTTCCGCTGGGACGTCTCCGAGGAGCAGGCAGCTCATCGCTGGGAGATCGAGCTGGTGGGCCCGGGCGGAAGCCTCACCAAGCTGGACCTGTTCCGCGTGACGTTCGCTGAGAACGGCTCGGACGTGACGGCGGTGGACAAGCTCCTCGACATCGGCACGCAGGGGGGCGCCGCGGCCGTCTCCGAGCAGTTCCTGGTCGAGCCCGGGGCCTACTTCCTGGGCCTATCCAACAGCGGCAACGGCGGCGAGTACGTAGCCAACGTCCGACCCGTGAGCGTGCTGCGGTACGGCGACGCAGATGAGCGTTACGACGAGCTTTCCCGCTCCAGGAGCTACACCGGCGAGTTCGGCCTGTACGGCCCGGTGGACGGCGAGCTCGAGCAGAAGTTCAGCCTGGGCGAGGCCGAGGCCGGCCGCGTCTGGGGGCTCGAGCTGTGGGCCGCGTTGGGCACCGCGCCGAGCCTCCGGCTGGAGGGCCCCGGCGGCGTCATCGCCGAAGGGAAGGCCGGTGCGGACGGCCGCGTGCGGCTTCCTGGCCTCGGCCTGGGGGTCGGTGATTACGTGGCGCGGGTGGTCGGCGCCAGCGGCATGATCCGCCTGCGCCTGGAGTCGCAGGGCATCCGCGGCGACGGCGTGGCCGTCGAACCGAACGACGATTGGCAGACCGCCACCGTGTTCCCGGTGGCGGGAGAGATGCGGGCGACGCTTCACGGGCGTGACTACTTCCGCATCGACGTCCCCGAGGACGGCGCGGGGATCTACGATTTCGACTTCGACCCTGACTCGGAGCTGAGTTACACGTTCATGGACGCCGCGGGCACCAAGCTCATGATGTCCGGGCGGGGCAGCGTGGGCGGCACTCGTCATGGGCTCTCGCTGGTCGAGGGAACGTACAGGTTATTAGTCGAGGGCACAGACGGCGTGCAGTACCGGATGGCGCTGAGGCCGGCGGCGGCCATTGGAGACGAGCTCGAGCCCAACGACACCCCGGCGGGCGCCAGCCCCATCCCGGAGAACGGCAAGGTGCGCGGCCAGTTCGACGGTTACGAGGCCGACGTCTACCGCCTTGAGGTGACGGGCGAGGCGCAGCTCTACCGAGTGCAACTGGTCGGACCCACCGCCACCCGCCTCACGCAGCAGACGGCCAGGGGCCAGGAGCTGGCCAGGGCCTCGGGCACGAACCGACTACGCCTGGACGACCTCGTGCTATTGCCCGGGACTCACTACTTCGAGGTGCTGGGCGAAGGCGGCGAGTATGCCCTGAGGGTCCTGGCGCTCGGGCCCGCCCCAGTGGCCACGCAAGGAGCAGCAGCCGGTCCCGCGCCCGACGAGCCGCTCTCCCCGGCAGCGCCCGGTACCCCCACCGAGCCCGCCGAGGAGGCCGCCGCCGCGCCGGAGGCGGCGCCGCTGGTGGCCGGCCCGCCGCCGCCACCCGGGATCTTGGAGCTCGAGCCGAACGACGACGCCAGCCGGGCGATGAGGCTCATCCCGGACCAGGTTCACGTCGGGCGCCTCACCGGCGGCAGCGACGACTACTACCGCTTCTTCCTAGCGAGAGACCAGTACGTGCGCCTGGAACTTCAGCCACCCGAAGGCGGCCTACCCATCGGCATAAGGTTGGACGATGTCGGGTGGCTCTTGGTGCTTGACGGTGACGAGGGAGGCCCCGCCGTGTACGAGCGGAAGTTCCTGGCGGGGAACCATGGCCTGTTCCTGCGGAGCCCCGAGGTCGAATCGGACGGGTACTACCAACTACGATTGACATTCCCCAACAACCTGTTGCCGCCCGTCGACGCCGAGCCCAACGACGATATCCGCACCGCCTCCACGCTTCCCGCGGAGCTCGAGTGGACGGGCCAGGCGGGTGAGTTCGGTGGGGACCCCGACTTCTACCGCCTACCGGTCTTCGATAAGGACACGGTGTTCCGGCTGACGCTCGAGGGGACCTCGCAACGGCCCGACGTCATGTTCACGAACGAGGGCGGCCGCCTACAACTCAGTGAGAGCAAGTCGGATAAAGAGGGAGGCGCTTGGAGCGGCACGATCCCGGCCGGCGAGAGCACCTGGTTGCGCCTCTACGTCAACTCCCGCTACGAGGCGCGTCTGAGCTTCGACGGAGTGCCTGACCCGGCGCAGCTGCTGGCGCCGCGCGCCTCCGGGGCCCTGAACGTCACGCTGGAGTCCTCGGCCGACGAGCTGGCCGCCTTCTGGCACGAGGGTCAGGCGTTCGTCGCGACCGCCACCGTCGAGAACCGCACCGATTCGCCGCAGGAGGTTCGCCTCGAGGCCGCGAGCAACAACCCGTTGGTGGGCCTCTCCTACGAAGCCGGGCTGACCCTGGCCGCGGGCGAGAGCCGCGCCGTGCCGGTGGAAGTCCTCGTTCCCCGCGACCTGCGTGACGACCTGCCCCTCAGGGTCGAGGTTTCCGCGGTCAGTGCCGAGGGTTCCGCGGCGGCAGACGTCGTGGCGGCAGCCAGGTGCGAGGCGCAACCCGTGGACCCGCGCGCCGCCTGGCCCCTGCCGGACTCACTGCTGGGTAGGTTCGACGCGCTGCGGCCGGACTTCGGCGCCGCCCTCTTCGGCGCATCCGATTACGAGCGGCGCGACCGGCAGTTGATAGACGGGCGCGTCGGACCGAGCGGCGGCGGCTACCTGCACCTCTCCCACTCTCCCACCTACCGCCTCGCCGGGGACGGGCCCGTGACCCTGTTGGGGGCCACGCTCGACCCCCGCTCGGACGCCCGCGCCGGAGACTACTTGAAGGCCTTCCGGATCGAGACCTCGCTCGACGGCCGGCAGTTCACGCCCGCCTTCGACGGCGTCCTGGAAGCGTCGGCGGTCGAGCAGGCTTTCGTCTTCGACGCGCCGGTGACGGCCAGCTACGCGCGCCTCGTCTTCGTCAGCTCACAACGGAACTCGAGCAACGCCTACCTGGGCGAATGGAAGCTCATCGCCGCCCCGGACGCAACCTTCGGAGAGGTCAACCTTGCGGCCCCTGAGGCGGGCGGTCACGTCGTGACCAGTGACCCGTATATCGGTAGCCACGGAGCCTCGCTGATCACCGGGGACGACGGCAGCGCCAGCGCCGTCGATCTCAGGAGCAAGGAGGCGTTCACGTTCGTCGTCGGCTTCCACGACGGTCGCGCCGCCCAGGTGACGCGCATCGAGTGGCAGGACAAATTGGACACGGGCTCGCGCAACGGGGCACCGTTCCTCGGTGCCACCGTCGAGGTGAGCCTCACGGGCGGGGCCGGGCCATGGGCGCCGCTGGCCGACTGGACGTTGCGCCGCGATGCAAACGGTGTCGCCACCCTGCAATTTGCCGAGCCCGTGTGGGCCCGCTACCTGAAGTTCACGGCGGCCAAGGTAGACGGGGACGACGGTGAGCCGGGCCGCTACTTCAGCCCGCCCGACGTCCTGCGGGTGTTCGAGCGGGCGCCGGACGACGAGTACCGTTCCGCCCTCGGCGAGTGGGGCGCCATGTCGCGGGACGCGATCTACGAGTACCTGAACCCGGTCACGGTCGGCCGCGAGCTTCCCGATGCGGGCAACGACACCCTTCAGTCGGCGACCCCGCTCAGGAGCGGCGAGCAGGTAAGCGGGGCCGTGGAAGTGGCCGTCGACGAGGACTGGTACCGGCTCACCATCCCCGCCGGCCAGAACTTCCTGGAGCTCACCCTCGCAGGTGACCCGCAGATCTTCTACCTGTACGAGCTGGTGGATGCCAGCGGCAACCAGGTGGGCTTCGACGAGCGCTTCGAGGGCGACGACGTCGTGCTGTCGCTTTTCGCCGACCCCGGCGATTACTACCTCCACCTGTGGGAGCCCAAGCGGACGGTGGTGTTCAGCTGGGACACGAGCGGCTCCGTGAGCCCTTACCAGGCCATCACCTACAACTCGCTCGCGAGCTTCGCCGCCGGCGTGAACGGCGAACGCGAGGCCGTTCAGCTCCTCGCCTTCGACGACCCTGCCCCGAAGTGGCTGTTGCCCTTCTGGTCCAGCGATCCACAGCGCGTGCAGCGCTCGATCGTCGAGTTCGACCGCGAGGCCGACTCGAGCAACTCCGAGACGGCACTGCTCACGGCCACCAAGGCGCTGGAGGACCGAGAGGGCACCCGCGCCATCTTGCTCATGACGGACGCCGAGTCACCCAGCCAGGCCATCACCTCCGACCTGTGGGCGGCTTTCGAACGGGTACGACCCCGCATCTTCACCTTCGAGATCAGCTCGGGAGGCAGCGACTACGCTCAAGACCTCATGCAGGACTGGGCGGACGTCAACTCCGGCATCTACTCGTTGGCGGCCGGCATAGGCGACTTCGACGCAGGCTTCTCCCGCGCCTCGTGCGTCTTGCGTCGCCCCAAGCGCTACGTTCTGATGCTCAACACGCGAGCCGCCCCACTTCCCGGACCCGGGAGCCTCTCCGTGCAGGCGGCCCCGGGCGCTGCCAGGGCCGCCGTGGAGATCGTCTTCGACGCCTCTGGGTCGATGGGCAAGGAGCTGCCGAGTGGCGAACAGCGCATCACGGCCGCGAAGCGGGCGCTGACCCAACTCGTGAACGAGGTGCTCCCTGAGGAGACCCCGTTCGCCTTGCGCGCCTTCGGGCACATCAAGCCGTCGTCCTGCGAGACGCGACTGGACCTGCCGCTGGCGCCGCTGGACCGCGCCAAGGCGGCTGCGGTGGTTCAGGCGATAGAGCCGAAACTCCTGTCGCAGACGCCTATCGCGGATTCGCTGCTGGCCGTCAAGGATGACCTCGCGCAGGCCGGCGGCGCGAGGACGGTCATCCTGATAACCGACGGCGAGGAATCGTGCGGCGGCGATCCCGCCGCCGCCGTGCGGGAGCTGCGCGCCTCCGGGCCCGTGGACTTCGCCATCGTCTCCCTGGGGCTCGAGCCGGAAGCCCTGGCGGTGTTCCAGGCCCTAGCCGCCGACGTGGGAGCGACCTACGTCGACGTCGGCTCGTTCGAGGCGCTGAGCGAGGCCGTGGCCGAGGCGCTCAACCCGGCCTTCGAGGTGTTCGATGCCAAGTCGGGAGAGCTCGTAGCGCGGGGCCGGGTCGGGGCGGACCCGGTGTCACTCGAGATGGGGGTGTACGACGTGCGCGTGCTCGTCTCGCCCGTGCAGGAGTTCCGGGCCGTGAGGGTGCCGGGGGAGAGGGACGTGAGGCTCACGCTTCGTGAGCCTTGA
- a CDS encoding tetratricopeptide repeat protein — protein sequence MSDGTDDAAKAPLEARLWGEPRFLHRGVKVRPASAKALALLAYLVTQERPVARDELATLLWGPGRLANVRQALYQLRTLPGAREWLVDGGPKITVLAVSDIEGLEVAADDAPLETVGALEGEEFLAGVGDGLPDPYLDWLEGERARTADLVRGALSVSAAALEGAGDVQSALALVNRLRDLDPYDGSAERSAMRLTYLAGEADKALAGYARFAARLKGELGSEPDPQTKALARKIERGEALAPTLTPAALSDAERRIVQALALARGALKVDGLARVLERPAFDLAADLAKLESRGCVDGHLSVSPGLRDEVLKGLPAALGRLLHERIATVMLAENAADQGALARHLLAAGEHVEAARRGLKAAHEALERGRQTDAVDLLYLTLWASANEPGLRLEACLSLEGIAAGRADFGLQEALLAEVERLAWESQSDSALAEANVRRARLLLAQRNVGAAVECALTALRVALRIGDTGLVARSRNVVGAAHFFAGDLDGAAQSFTYNLEAVDEVERYRAHNNLGSIHALRGDLDASHRHFDEALTLARRNANHLDVSATLNNLAASAERLGDYPRAEKHLREGLALARHKGGGRHEAEMLVNLAVVYARQGQLGPAWNTTEEVGLLAAELGDERLAMRVAEQRAEILTQCGDLEAAVAGFDSALAVAGELGDERKLLALGAQQLLVRARLEPTLMPEAAAAATELERARLHGMVSWLRLELALFAADLSFSADQLALVGAAGTTGVHQELVGEIVRLRLGLLRGADAAVLAASEEALWRLVGAGLIPPTKVCGTEVTSRPERVTIVEQPLALFLARALEAVLEGRATGATPAPVDAAVAVQLEEQAAGLPARLRRTLLQAPLRWHSGLLSLPAAERQEP from the coding sequence TTGAGCGACGGCACGGACGACGCCGCCAAGGCGCCGCTCGAGGCGCGTTTATGGGGAGAACCCCGCTTCTTGCACCGTGGCGTGAAGGTCCGGCCCGCCTCGGCCAAGGCCCTGGCCCTGCTGGCGTACCTGGTGACGCAGGAGCGGCCCGTGGCGCGCGACGAGCTGGCGACACTCCTGTGGGGGCCCGGGAGGCTCGCCAACGTGCGGCAGGCCCTCTACCAGTTGCGCACCCTGCCGGGCGCCAGGGAGTGGCTGGTGGACGGCGGACCCAAGATAACCGTCCTCGCGGTCAGCGACATCGAGGGGCTGGAGGTAGCGGCCGATGACGCGCCGCTCGAGACGGTCGGCGCCCTCGAGGGGGAGGAGTTCCTCGCCGGAGTGGGCGACGGCCTGCCCGACCCCTACCTCGACTGGTTGGAAGGGGAGCGTGCGCGGACCGCCGACCTGGTTCGCGGCGCGTTGTCGGTGTCCGCGGCGGCACTGGAAGGCGCAGGTGACGTTCAGAGCGCCCTAGCACTCGTCAACAGGCTACGAGACCTCGACCCTTACGATGGGTCGGCCGAGAGGTCGGCCATGAGGCTCACCTACCTGGCCGGCGAGGCCGACAAGGCTCTGGCCGGTTACGCCCGGTTCGCGGCGCGCCTGAAGGGGGAACTCGGCAGCGAGCCGGATCCGCAGACCAAGGCGTTGGCGCGCAAGATCGAGCGCGGCGAAGCGCTGGCGCCGACGTTGACGCCGGCGGCGCTCAGCGACGCGGAGCGGCGGATCGTCCAAGCCTTGGCCCTGGCCCGCGGGGCCCTGAAGGTGGACGGCCTGGCCCGCGTGCTCGAGCGGCCGGCGTTCGACCTCGCCGCCGACCTTGCCAAGCTGGAGAGCCGCGGTTGCGTCGACGGCCACTTGAGCGTGAGCCCCGGGTTGAGAGACGAGGTCCTGAAGGGCCTGCCGGCGGCGCTCGGGCGCCTGCTGCACGAGCGCATCGCTACCGTCATGCTGGCCGAGAACGCCGCGGACCAGGGTGCCCTGGCGCGTCATCTGCTGGCCGCGGGCGAGCACGTCGAGGCGGCGCGCAGGGGCCTGAAGGCCGCGCATGAGGCGCTGGAGCGGGGCCGACAGACCGACGCCGTCGACCTCCTCTACCTGACGCTCTGGGCGTCGGCGAACGAGCCCGGGTTGAGGCTTGAGGCGTGCCTCTCCCTGGAGGGCATCGCCGCCGGCCGCGCCGATTTCGGGTTGCAGGAGGCGCTGCTGGCGGAGGTGGAGCGACTGGCCTGGGAGTCCCAGAGCGACTCGGCGCTGGCCGAGGCCAACGTCAGGCGCGCACGACTGCTGCTGGCGCAACGCAACGTCGGAGCTGCCGTCGAATGCGCGCTCACGGCGCTAAGGGTCGCGTTGCGGATCGGCGATACGGGCCTGGTGGCGCGTTCCAGGAACGTGGTCGGAGCCGCGCACTTCTTCGCGGGTGACTTGGACGGCGCCGCCCAGTCGTTCACCTACAACCTGGAAGCGGTTGACGAGGTCGAGCGCTACCGCGCCCACAACAACCTGGGCAGCATCCACGCCTTACGCGGCGACCTGGACGCGTCGCACCGCCACTTCGACGAGGCGCTCACGCTTGCCCGCCGTAACGCCAACCACCTCGACGTGAGCGCGACCCTCAACAACCTCGCCGCCAGCGCCGAGCGCCTGGGCGACTACCCAAGGGCCGAGAAGCACTTGCGCGAGGGGCTCGCGCTGGCCAGGCACAAGGGAGGAGGGCGCCACGAGGCGGAGATGCTGGTCAACTTGGCGGTGGTCTACGCCCGCCAGGGGCAGCTCGGGCCTGCCTGGAACACGACCGAGGAGGTCGGGCTGTTGGCGGCGGAACTCGGCGACGAGCGGCTGGCCATGCGCGTCGCCGAACAGCGTGCCGAGATCCTGACGCAGTGTGGTGACCTCGAGGCGGCCGTAGCCGGATTCGACTCCGCCCTGGCGGTGGCTGGGGAGCTGGGCGACGAGCGCAAGCTGCTCGCCCTCGGGGCTCAGCAGCTGCTCGTAAGGGCCAGGCTGGAGCCGACGCTGATGCCCGAGGCGGCCGCCGCGGCCACCGAACTCGAACGAGCGCGGCTTCACGGCATGGTCTCCTGGCTCAGGCTCGAACTCGCGCTGTTCGCCGCCGACCTCTCGTTCAGCGCGGACCAGCTCGCACTGGTAGGGGCCGCCGGCACCACCGGCGTTCACCAAGAACTCGTGGGGGAGATCGTGAGGCTGCGGTTGGGCCTGCTGCGTGGAGCCGACGCGGCGGTCCTCGCGGCCTCGGAGGAGGCACTTTGGCGTCTCGTGGGGGCCGGGCTGATACCACCCACGAAGGTGTGCGGCACCGAGGTCACCTCACGGCCCGAGCGTGTGACGATCGTCGAGCAGCCCCTCGCGCTGTTCCTGGCGCGAGCGCTCGAGGCAGTGCTCGAGGGCCGGGCGACCGGCGCCACGCCGGCACCGGTTGACGCGGCCGTCGCGGTCCAGCTGGAAGAGCAAGCCGCGGGCCTCCCGGCGAGACTCAGGCGCACGCTGCTCCAGGCACCCCTGAGGTGGCACTCCGGCCTCCTGTCCCTGCCGGCCGCCGAACGCCAGGAACCGTGA
- a CDS encoding thymidine kinase: MSLGHTYSSGWVEVIAGPMFSGKSEELIRRVKRAMIARQRVQVFKHAMDDRYARLAVASHDGRTLEAELVSGSAELRARLLEGTQVVAIDEAQFLDAGVVTVAERLADSGVRVIVAGLDLDFRGEPFGPMPELIARAEVVEKLTAICRCGMAATRTQRLILGKPAHFDDPTVLVGASESYEPRCRSCHVVMRNVREVPLFEERPREASG, translated from the coding sequence ATGTCGTTGGGCCACACTTACTCCAGTGGTTGGGTCGAGGTGATCGCCGGGCCGATGTTCTCGGGCAAGAGCGAGGAGCTGATCCGCCGCGTGAAGCGCGCGATGATCGCCCGGCAGCGCGTGCAGGTCTTCAAGCACGCAATGGACGACCGTTACGCACGGCTGGCGGTGGCGTCTCATGACGGGCGCACACTGGAAGCCGAGCTGGTCTCGGGGTCGGCCGAGCTGCGCGCACGGCTGCTCGAGGGCACGCAGGTAGTTGCGATCGACGAGGCGCAGTTCCTCGACGCGGGCGTGGTGACCGTAGCGGAGCGCCTGGCCGATAGCGGCGTTCGCGTGATCGTGGCCGGCCTGGACCTCGACTTCCGCGGCGAGCCCTTCGGCCCGATGCCCGAACTGATCGCCCGCGCCGAGGTAGTGGAGAAGCTCACGGCCATCTGCCGCTGCGGCATGGCCGCCACCCGCACGCAGCGGCTCATCCTGGGCAAACCTGCCCACTTCGACGACCCGACCGTGCTGGTGGGCGCCTCGGAGAGCTACGAACCGCGGTGCCGGTCGTGCCACGTGGTCATGCGCAACGTGCGTGAAGTGCCGCTGTTCGAGGAACGGCCGCGCGAGGCAAGCGGTTGA